The proteins below come from a single Lonchura striata isolate bLonStr1 chromosome 10, bLonStr1.mat, whole genome shotgun sequence genomic window:
- the CHST2 gene encoding carbohydrate sulfotransferase 2 produces the protein MKVCRRKALALCLGYALLLLLAALNLLEYKWRREPRRCGEPPAAPRHQPPPPPPPAGSRGPAGARRQLVYVFTTWRSGSSFFGELFNQNPEVFFLYEPVWHVWQKLYPGDAVSLQGAARDMLSSLYRCDLSVFQLYSTAGAGKNLTTLGIFGAATNKVICSSPLCPAYRKEVVGMVDDRVCKKCPPQRLSRFQEECHKYHTLVIKGVRVFDLAVLAPLMRDPTLDLKVIHLVRDPRAVASSRIKSRHGLIRESLQVVRSRDPHIHRMPFLDAGHKLGGKKEGAGGSDYHALGAMEVICSSMAKTLQTALHPPDWLQGNYMAVRYEDLVVEPIKTLRQVYGFVNLAVSPEMEKFALNMTSGPGYSSKPFVVSARNATQALSAWRTALSYQQIKQVEEYCHQPMALLGYERVGSPEEVKDLSRTLLRKPRL, from the coding sequence ATGAAAGTGTGCCGGCGGAAGGCGCTGGCGCTGTGCCTGGGCTacgcgctgctgctgctgctcgccGCGCTCAACCTGCTGGAGTACAAGTggcggcgggagccgcggcgCTGCGGGGAGCCCCCGGCAGCCCCCCGCCAccagcccccgccgccgccgccgccggccgggAGCCGCGGCCCGGCGGGCGCCCGGCGGCAGCTGGTCTATGTCTTCACCACCTGGCGCTCGGGCTCGTCCTTCTTCGGGGAGCTCTTCAACCAGAACCCCGAGGTCTTTTTCCTCTACGAGCCGGTGTGGCACGTCTGGCAGAAGCTGTACCCCGGTGACGCCGTCTCGCTGCAAGGGGCGGCCCGCGACATGCTGAGCTCCCTGTACCGATGCGACCTCTCCGTCTTCCAGCTCTACAGCACGGCGGGCGCCGGCAAGAACCTCACCACGCTCGGCATCTTCGGGGCGGCCACCAACAAGGTCATCTGCTCCTCGCCCCTCTGCCCGGCCTATCGCAAGGAGGTGGTGGGGATGGTGGACGACCGGGTGTGCAAAAAGTGTCCCCCGCAGCGCCTCAGCCGCTTCCAGGAGGAGTGCCACAAGTACCACACGCTGGTCATCAAGGGCGTGCGTGTCTTTGACCTGGCCGTCCTGGCCCCGCTCATGCGGGACCCGACCCTGGACCTCAAAGTCATCCATCTGGTGCGGGACCCCCGCGCCGTCGCCAGCTCCCGCATCAAGTCCCGGCACGGCCTCATCCGGGAGAGCCTGCAGGTGGTGAGGAGCCGGGACCCCCACATCCACCGCATGCCCTTCCTTGATGCTGGCCACAAGCTGGGCGGGAAGAAGGAGGGGGCGGGCGGCTCGGACTACCATGCCCTGGGTGCCATGGAGGTCATCTGCAGCAGCATGGCCAAGACCCTGCAGACTGCTCTGCACCCCCCTGACTGGCTCCAGGGTAATTACATGGCCGTGCGCTACGAGGACCTGGTGGTGGAGCCCATCAAGACCCTGCGGCAGGTGTACGGCTTTGTGAACCTGGCAGTCAGCCCGGAGATGGAGAAGTTCGCCCTCAACATGACCAGTGGCCCCGGCTACTCCTCCAAGCCGTTCGTGGTGTCGGCCAGGAACGCCACCCAGGCGCTGAGTGCCTGGAGGACTGCGCTCAGCTACCAGCAGATCAAGCAGGTCGAGGAGTACTGCCACCAGCCCATGGCCCTGCTGGGCTACGAGCGGGTCGGCAGCCCCGAGGAGGTGAAGGACCTCAGCAGAACGTTGCTCAGGAAGCCGCGGCTGTGA